From the Carya illinoinensis cultivar Pawnee chromosome 4, C.illinoinensisPawnee_v1, whole genome shotgun sequence genome, one window contains:
- the LOC122308059 gene encoding uncharacterized protein LOC122308059 has protein sequence MDIVSYLQNELEHGADEPPMSPRLPFQNQHAQNAMHPTILGSPVSSGPFRIAKVGHGVRSGQSDNQPKNSVFSNALSSPVRQSI, from the coding sequence AATGAGCTTGAACATGGAGCAGATGAACCCCCAATGTCACCCAGGCTTCCATTTCAAAACCAGCACGCCCAGAATGCAATGCACCCGACTATTTTGGGTTCCCCTGTCTCTTCTGGTCCATTTAGGATAGCAAAGGTAGGCCATGGAGTTCGTTCTGGGCAATCTGATAATCAGCCTAAGAACTCAGTATTCTCAAATGCTCTCTCCAGCCCGGTTCGTCAGAGCATCTAG